The Halotia branconii CENA392 region TTTACAACTGAACTAATTACCAATAACTAATAACTAATCTGTGATTGTGACACCCATATTCTTAGCAGTCCCGCCCACAATTTTCATCGCCGCCTCTATGTCGTTGGCGTTGAGGTCAGGCATTTTTGTTTGGGCGATTTCTTGCAGTTGGGCTTTGGTGATTGTCCCAACTTTCTTTTTGTTGGGTTCATTTGAGCCTCTTTCGATTTTCGCTGCCTTGCGAATCAGTACTGATGCTGGTGGTGTTTTTAGTACAAATGTAAAACTCCGGTCTTCAAAAACCGAAATTTCTACAGGTATTACCATTCCAGCTTGGTCTGCTGTTTTGGCGTTGTACTCTTTGCAGAACATCATGATGTTCACACCATGTTGACCCAATGCCGGGCCTACTGGCGGTGCTGGGTTGGCTTTCCCAGCATTTAAGGCCAATTTAATGACCGCTACTATTTTCTTCGCCATCTGTGTTTAACTTTGTTTCTCAACCTGATTAAATTCTAATTCTACGGGTGTGTCCCGCCCAAAAATCGAAAGCAGGGCTTTCAGCTTACTGCGCTCTGGACTGACTTCAATCACCTCGCCTTCAAAGTC contains the following coding sequences:
- the rplK gene encoding 50S ribosomal protein L11, with product MAKKIVAVIKLALNAGKANPAPPVGPALGQHGVNIMMFCKEYNAKTADQAGMVIPVEISVFEDRSFTFVLKTPPASVLIRKAAKIERGSNEPNKKKVGTITKAQLQEIAQTKMPDLNANDIEAAMKIVGGTAKNMGVTITD